A genomic window from Flavobacterium phycosphaerae includes:
- the miaA gene encoding tRNA (adenosine(37)-N6)-dimethylallyltransferase MiaA, with amino-acid sequence MNYLITIIGPTAIGKTSLSIALAQHFGCDILSCDSRQFFKEMKIGTAVPSTEELAAAPHHFIQNKSIFESYTVGDFEREAIEKLDELFLKKNIQVMVGGSGLYVDAVLKGFDEFPDIDENIRKQINTDFELFGIDYLQTQLKDLDSGYYHKLLSENPQTLQNPQRMKRFVEVCLGTSKPYSSFIGQKKNQRRFTPIVIGLEAERAILYDRINQRVDMMMNEGLLTEAERLYPNKELNALQTVGYRELFDYFDGTLSLDLAIEEIKKNTRNFAKRQLTWFKRTENAVWFDYLTDRKEIINYIETNIK; translated from the coding sequence TTGAATTACTTAATCACTATTATCGGGCCTACAGCTATTGGAAAGACTTCTTTAAGCATTGCTTTGGCACAACATTTCGGCTGTGACATACTATCCTGTGACAGTAGACAGTTTTTTAAAGAGATGAAAATTGGAACAGCAGTTCCGAGTACGGAAGAATTAGCTGCAGCTCCGCATCATTTTATTCAAAACAAATCGATTTTTGAAAGTTATACTGTGGGTGATTTTGAGCGGGAAGCTATAGAGAAGCTTGATGAATTGTTCTTGAAAAAGAATATTCAAGTCATGGTTGGTGGTTCGGGTTTGTATGTGGATGCTGTTTTAAAAGGGTTTGATGAATTTCCGGATATCGACGAAAACATTAGAAAACAAATTAACACTGATTTTGAATTGTTTGGGATAGATTACCTGCAAACTCAATTGAAAGATTTAGATTCAGGCTATTATCATAAATTACTTTCTGAAAACCCACAGACGTTGCAAAATCCACAGCGCATGAAACGTTTTGTAGAAGTTTGTTTGGGAACCAGTAAACCCTATTCGAGTTTTATCGGACAAAAGAAAAATCAACGCCGCTTCACTCCTATTGTGATTGGTTTAGAAGCTGAAAGAGCCATACTATATGACCGAATCAATCAACGAGTTGATATGATGATGAACGAAGGCCTTTTGACAGAAGCTGAAAGATTATATCCAAACAAAGAACTGAATGCTTTACAAACCGTTGGATACAGAGAATTATTTGATTATTTTGACGGAACACTAAGTTTGGATTTGGCTATTGAAGAAATCAAAAAAAACACTCGCAATTTTGCTAAAAGACAACTGACTTGGTTTAAGCGTACAGAAAATGCAGTGTGGTTTGATTATCTGACAGACAGAAAAGAGATTATTAATTACATTGAAACTAACATTAAGTAA
- a CDS encoding exonuclease domain-containing protein, producing MYAILDIETTGGQFNEEGITEIAIYKFDGHEVVDQFISLVNPEKPIQPFVVKLTGINNAMLRSAPKFYEIAKRIIEITQDCIVVAHNASFDYRILRTEFNRLGYDYVKPTLCTVELSQKLIPGQASYSLGKLVRSLGIPVTDRHRASGDAMATVKLFKMLLAKDVEKEILISLIKAEIKKGLSPKLLDIVESMPSKTGIYYIHNEKGDLIYIGKSRNIKKRINQHFTGTSGKSKKIQRDVFAVTYEVTGSELIALLKESEEIKINKPVYNTAQRKTIFQWALYQEKDENGYMTLKVLKADGRKKEITSFSSIQEGKNLLFKVTSEYQLCQKLNGLYETQNGCFQHKIKECNGACLGKEAPEIYNERVEEFIKNAGFENNNMVIIDRGRSLEERSAVLIENGIYKGYCFFDLNYQVNNLEILKNIIIPMQNNRDTRSIIQGYLRRSKNCKVIKF from the coding sequence ATTTACGCAATACTTGACATAGAAACCACCGGCGGCCAATTTAATGAAGAAGGCATTACGGAAATTGCCATCTACAAATTTGACGGTCATGAAGTTGTTGACCAGTTCATAAGCTTGGTCAATCCAGAAAAGCCAATACAACCATTTGTGGTTAAGCTTACCGGAATTAATAATGCCATGTTGCGTTCGGCTCCCAAATTTTATGAAATTGCCAAACGCATTATTGAGATTACACAAGATTGCATTGTAGTAGCTCATAACGCTTCTTTTGACTACCGAATCCTTCGAACAGAATTTAACCGATTGGGGTATGATTATGTAAAACCTACCCTTTGCACGGTTGAATTGTCTCAAAAACTGATTCCGGGACAGGCTTCTTATAGTTTAGGAAAACTGGTTCGTTCTTTAGGCATTCCGGTTACCGATAGGCATCGTGCCAGTGGTGATGCTATGGCTACCGTAAAATTGTTCAAAATGCTTTTGGCCAAAGATGTCGAAAAAGAAATTTTAATCAGTTTAATTAAAGCCGAAATCAAAAAAGGGTTATCGCCAAAGCTGTTGGATATTGTGGAAAGCATGCCGAGTAAAACCGGTATTTACTACATTCATAACGAGAAAGGTGATTTGATTTATATTGGCAAAAGCCGAAATATAAAAAAACGCATCAACCAACACTTCACCGGAACTTCGGGAAAGAGTAAAAAGATTCAGCGCGATGTTTTTGCGGTGACTTATGAAGTAACGGGTAGCGAACTCATTGCTTTATTGAAAGAGAGTGAGGAAATCAAAATCAACAAACCGGTTTATAATACTGCACAACGTAAGACAATTTTCCAATGGGCGTTGTATCAGGAGAAAGATGAAAACGGCTATATGACTTTGAAAGTATTGAAAGCCGATGGCCGAAAAAAGGAGATTACCTCTTTCAGCTCGATTCAGGAAGGAAAAAATTTGCTTTTCAAAGTTACTTCAGAATACCAGTTATGTCAAAAACTTAATGGTTTGTATGAAACCCAAAACGGTTGTTTTCAGCACAAAATTAAAGAATGCAATGGCGCCTGTCTTGGCAAAGAAGCTCCTGAAATTTATAACGAACGTGTAGAAGAGTTTATAAAGAACGCCGGCTTTGAAAACAACAATATGGTTATCATTGATAGAGGCAGAAGTTTGGAAGAACGCAGTGCTGTACTTATAGAAAATGGTATTTATAAAGGCTATTGTTTTTTTGATTTGAATTATCAGGTAAACAACCTTGAAATCCTAAAAAACATCATTATCCCAATGCAAAACAACCGCGATACCAGAAGTATCATTCAAGGGTATTTACGTCGAAGTAAAAACTGTAAGGTTATTAAATTTTGA